A genomic region of Arachis hypogaea cultivar Tifrunner chromosome 5, arahy.Tifrunner.gnm2.J5K5, whole genome shotgun sequence contains the following coding sequences:
- the LOC112800724 gene encoding laccase-11: MAGLCGFMHNNVLTFLFCCMMIVGLIMPSPSEAAIKKYKFDIELKNVSRLCHAKPIVTVNGRYPGPTVYAREGDRVQVTVTNHVQYNLSIHWHGLKQHRNGWADGPAYITQCPIQTGNSYTYDFNVTGQRGTLWWHAHILWLRATVHGAIVIMPKLGTPFPFPQPAREFEILLGEWWNNDVEDIEKQGTQMGVPPNISDAHTINGKPGPLFPCSEKHTYVMEVEQGRSYLLRIVNAALNDELFFAIAGHNMTVVEVDAVYTKPFITSSILIGPGQTTNVLVHANNVPSRYFMAARVFMDAPISVDNKTATAIFQYKGISNTLIPSLPQLPARNDSAFALSLNKKLRSLNSDQYPALVPLKIDRNLFYTIGLGMNPCPTCVNGTRLVASLNNVSFVMPQTALLQAHYLKLKGVFRTDFPDRPSKPFNYTGAPLTANLATLTGTRLSKIAFNSSVELVLQDTNLLSVESHPFHLHGYNFFVVGTGVGNFDPSKDPANYNLVDPIERNTVGVPTGGWVAIRFRADNPGVWFMHCHLELHTGWGLKMAFLVEDGPEKDQSVLPPPKDLPTC, from the exons ATGGCAGGCTTGTGTGGTTTCATGCATAACAATGTCTTAACCTTTCTCTTCTGCTGCATGATGATTGTTGGCTTAATAATGCCTTCACCATCTGAAGCTGCCATAAAGAAATACAAATTTGAT ATTGAATTGAAGAATGTGAGTAGGCTGTGCCATGCAAAACCCATTGTAACAGTAAATGGAAGGTACCCAGGGCCAACTGTTTATGCTAGAGAAGGAGATAGAGTACAAGTCACTGTCACCAACCATGTACAATACAACTTGTCCATTCATTG GCATGGGCTGAAACAACATCGCAATGGGTGGGCTGATGGACCAGCTTATATCACACAGTGTCCTATTCAAACCGGAAACAGCTACACTTATGACTTTAATGTTACTGGGCAAAGAGGAACACTGTGGTGGCATGCACACATTCTCTGGCTCAGGGCCACTGTGCATGGTGCAATTGTCATTATGCCTAAACTTGGAACACCATTTCCTTTCCCACAGCCAGCTAGAGAGTTCGAAATTCTCCTAGGTGAATGGTGGAACAATGATGTGGAAGACATTGAGAAACAAGGGACCCAAATGGGAGTGCCACCAAATATCTCAGATGCACATACAATCAATGGCAAACCAGGACCTCTATTTCCTTGCTCTGAGAAGC ACACTTATGTAATGGAGGTGGAACAAGGGAGGAGTTACCTGCTGAGAATCGTCAATGCTGCACTCAATGATGAACTCTTTTTCGCCATTGCGGGTCACAACATGACAGTTGTGGAGGTTGATGCAGTTTACACAAAACCATTCATCACAAGTTCCATACTAATTGGACCAGGACAAACCACAAACGTTTTAGTCCATGCCAACAATGTTCCAAGCAGATACTTCATGGCCGCAAGGGTCTTCATGGATGCTCCAATCTCAGTTGACAACAAAACCGCCACGGCTATATTCCAATACAAAGGCATCTCAAACACTCTGATCCCTTCTCTGCCTCAACTTCCTGCTAGAAATGACTCAGCTTTTGCTCTGAGTCTTAACAAGAAACTCAGAAGCCTAAACTCTGATCAATACCCTGCTCTTGTTCCTCTCAAAATTGATAGAAACCTCTTCTACACTATTGGTTTAGGCATGAATCCTTGCCCTACGTGTGTCAATGGAACAAGACTAGTTGCTTCATTGAACAATGTCTCATTTGTGATGCCACAAACTGCACTTCTTCAAGCTCACTATTTAAAACTCAAGGGCGTTTTCAGAACTGATTTTCCTGATAGACCTTCAAAACCTTTCAACTATACCGGTGCACCGCTAACCGCAAATCTTGCCACCTTAACGGGGACACGGCTTAGCAAGATTGCCTTCAATTCTTCGGTGGAGCTGGTTTTGCAAGATACCAATCTCCTCTCAGTTGAGTCACATCCATTCCACCTTCATGGATATAATTTCTTTGTTGTTGGAACTGGTGTTGGTAACTTTGATCCATCTAAAGACCCTGCTAACTACAACTTGGTTGACCCCATTGAAAGGAACACCGTTGGAGTTCCCACCGGTGGTTGGGTAGCTATTCGTTTCAGGGCCGATAATCCAG gtgTTTGGTTCATGCATTGTCATCTGGAGCTGCACACTGGTTGGGGATTGAAAATGGCTTTTCTTGTTGAAGATGGACCAGAAAAAGATCAATCTGTTTTGCCACCACCAAAGGACCTTCCCACATGCTAG